In one window of Hymenobacter nivis DNA:
- a CDS encoding DUF418 domain-containing protein: MPTKRLQAARLQVVDALRGAALLGILVVHCNRWFTADALPKQLYDFHAAGPLNALVIGKVELLFVDKFYTLFSFLFGLSFALMISRSHEAPAVFYRRFLRRLCILGAIGLLHYLHWRGDILLIYAALGVLLLLFNRVSNRVVLLFGLLLALNLPVNLVRIYHGWAAPPTQSERQHRLALLARNAVTNYRTLVHGSYSDNFLANAHSFGNALNFQFGSGRIYQTLGAFLIGLYAGRRRIFQYATEKQALFRRFAFFAVLVLVGTKALALLLTRTYGPELQASDAVRAIFRTVYDLRNVATTAFYIAGLTLLFQYWPGRWAVAPLSLVGRMALTNYLLQTLVGSLLFFGYGLGLQGTSQLWVASLLSLPIFMLQVGLSAYWLQHFSYGPVEWAWRSLTLGKMQPMRVRPVLS, translated from the coding sequence TTGCCAACCAAACGCCTCCAAGCGGCCCGCTTGCAGGTGGTTGATGCCCTGCGGGGTGCAGCCCTGCTGGGCATTTTAGTGGTTCATTGCAACCGGTGGTTCACGGCCGACGCCTTACCCAAGCAGCTGTACGATTTCCACGCGGCAGGGCCCCTCAACGCGCTGGTAATCGGCAAGGTGGAGTTGCTCTTCGTTGACAAATTCTATACGCTCTTCTCTTTTTTGTTTGGCTTGAGCTTCGCCTTGATGATCAGCCGCTCGCACGAAGCGCCGGCCGTTTTTTACCGGCGTTTCCTCCGCCGGCTTTGCATTTTAGGGGCCATCGGCCTGTTGCATTACCTCCACTGGCGGGGCGACATTCTGCTCATTTATGCAGCGCTGGGTGTTTTGCTGCTACTTTTCAACCGGGTTTCTAACCGGGTGGTCCTACTATTTGGCCTCCTGCTGGCGCTGAATCTGCCGGTCAACCTCGTGCGGATTTACCACGGCTGGGCGGCTCCCCCTACCCAGTCCGAGCGCCAGCACCGGCTGGCTCTGCTGGCCCGCAACGCCGTGACCAACTACCGTACTTTGGTGCACGGCAGCTACAGCGACAATTTCCTGGCCAACGCCCATTCGTTTGGCAACGCCTTGAATTTTCAGTTTGGCAGCGGGCGGATTTACCAAACGTTAGGGGCTTTTTTGATTGGGCTGTACGCGGGCCGCCGTCGGATTTTTCAGTACGCCACAGAAAAGCAGGCGCTTTTCCGGCGCTTCGCTTTTTTCGCTGTGCTGGTGTTGGTGGGCACCAAAGCACTTGCCCTACTTCTCACCCGAACGTACGGGCCCGAGCTACAGGCATCTGATGCGGTTCGGGCCATATTCCGCACGGTGTACGACCTGCGCAACGTCGCCACCACCGCCTTTTACATCGCCGGCCTGACGCTGCTTTTTCAATACTGGCCCGGGCGCTGGGCCGTGGCGCCCTTGTCCTTGGTGGGCCGCATGGCCTTAACCAACTACTTGCTCCAAACGCTGGTGGGTTCGCTGCTATTTTTTGGCTATGGCCTGGGGCTGCAAGGCACCAGCCAATTGTGGGTGGCGAGCTTACTGAGCCTGCCCATCTTCATGTTACAAGTAGGCCTAAGCGCCTACTGGCTCCAACATTTCAGCTACGGCCCCGTGGAATGGGCCTGGCGCTCGCTGACCCTGGGCAAAATGCAGCCAATGCGGGTCCGGCCAGTCCTGTCATAA
- a CDS encoding glycosyltransferase family 4 protein produces MKLLLSAYACDPNRGSEEGSGFSWLWQSAALGHEVWCLTTPRGRPSLEKLLADRAADPTVGRIHLAFVTVPRAVEFLYRWQFGVYLHYIVWQYRAWRVARRLDAQVNFGVVHHVTYNSLQMASWLWRLKKPLLLGPLGGGMTAPTSLRQYLPDWFKTETLRNAISSLLTTFDPNVRQSLRHAALVLAANSDTAALARRLGAPRVALAMSAALPASYFPAAYAPRSPLAGRELRILWLARLFPRKGLPLVLEALGKVDARVKFHLDIMGDGPVGPLVPGWIAANGLQDRVTWHGSVPYEATRAAYLGHDVFMLCSLRDTYANQYLEAMALGLPILTLDHHGAADFIPAEAGIKVPVQSAAATTAALARAVEHLYDHPAELEQMGRAGFAYAAQFALPKLVASLYQQAADAAPELAPLSKGLHERTSEGVGQATS; encoded by the coding sequence ATGAAGCTGCTGCTCTCGGCCTACGCCTGCGACCCCAACCGCGGCAGCGAAGAAGGCTCCGGCTTCAGCTGGCTGTGGCAGTCGGCGGCGCTGGGCCACGAGGTGTGGTGCCTCACCACCCCGCGCGGCCGCCCCAGCCTGGAAAAACTGCTGGCCGACCGCGCCGCTGACCCCACGGTGGGCCGCATTCACTTGGCGTTTGTGACCGTGCCCCGGGCCGTGGAGTTCCTCTACCGCTGGCAGTTTGGTGTGTACCTGCACTACATTGTGTGGCAGTACCGGGCCTGGCGCGTGGCCCGCCGGCTCGACGCGCAAGTGAATTTCGGGGTCGTGCACCACGTTACCTACAACAGCCTCCAAATGGCGTCGTGGCTGTGGCGCCTGAAGAAGCCCTTGCTGCTGGGGCCCCTCGGCGGCGGCATGACGGCCCCCACCTCGCTGCGCCAGTACCTGCCCGACTGGTTCAAGACCGAGACCCTGCGCAACGCCATCAGCAGCCTGCTCACCACTTTCGACCCCAACGTGCGGCAGTCGCTGCGGCACGCCGCGCTGGTGCTGGCCGCCAATAGCGACACCGCCGCGCTGGCCCGCCGGCTGGGGGCCCCCCGGGTGGCGCTGGCCATGAGCGCCGCGCTGCCGGCCAGCTACTTCCCCGCCGCCTACGCGCCCCGCTCGCCCCTGGCCGGCCGCGAGTTGCGCATTTTGTGGCTGGCCCGGCTGTTTCCCCGCAAAGGCCTGCCCTTGGTGCTGGAGGCCCTGGGCAAAGTCGATGCGCGGGTGAAGTTCCATCTTGACATTATGGGCGACGGGCCCGTGGGGCCCCTGGTGCCCGGCTGGATTGCCGCCAATGGCCTGCAAGACCGCGTGACCTGGCACGGCAGCGTGCCCTACGAGGCCACTCGCGCCGCCTACCTCGGCCACGACGTGTTCATGCTGTGCAGCCTGCGCGACACCTACGCCAACCAGTACCTGGAAGCCATGGCCCTGGGACTGCCCATTCTCACGCTCGACCACCACGGGGCCGCCGATTTCATTCCCGCCGAAGCTGGCATCAAGGTGCCCGTGCAGTCGGCCGCCGCCACCACGGCTGCGCTGGCCCGGGCCGTGGAGCACCTCTACGACCACCCGGCCGAGCTAGAGCAAATGGGCCGGGCGGGCTTCGCCTACGCCGCGCAGTTTGCATTGCCCAAGCTGGTGGCCAGCCTCTACCAGCAAGCCGCCGATGCCGCGCCCGAACTGGCCCCACTGAGTAAAGGATTGCATGAGCGAACGAGTGAAGGCGTGGGGCAAGCAACCAGCTGA
- a CDS encoding glycosyltransferase family 2 protein has product MLYIIIPVFNRWRYTRECLESLRQQTSQAFRTVVVDDGSTDETAAALARDYPAVEVVTGDGNLFWTAGVNLGIRRALALGATRVLTLNNDVVAAPDFVAQMLAAAAAHPTAVLGALEFDAATGEAIYGGERLDFRTNTRTDLLQELPTGQRTGLHPVTYLPGRGLLIPQAVIEKIGLFDEKRLPHYLADFDYTSVARRAGFPVYCNYAAQLSTYPEESGQTLTRQHRSVKGYYQHLFGIRGGGNMVNFTHFALKNCPGPYLPYFLLNGYARRIVGYFLH; this is encoded by the coding sequence GTGCTCTATATTATCATTCCGGTTTTCAACCGCTGGCGCTACACCCGGGAGTGCCTGGAGTCGTTGCGCCAGCAAACCAGCCAGGCGTTTCGCACCGTGGTGGTGGACGACGGCTCGACCGACGAAACTGCCGCGGCCCTGGCCCGCGACTACCCCGCGGTGGAGGTAGTGACCGGCGACGGCAACCTGTTCTGGACCGCCGGCGTGAACCTGGGCATCCGCCGGGCCCTGGCCCTGGGCGCCACCCGCGTGCTCACGCTGAACAACGACGTAGTAGCCGCGCCCGACTTCGTGGCCCAGATGCTGGCCGCCGCCGCCGCGCACCCCACCGCCGTGCTGGGGGCCCTGGAGTTCGACGCCGCCACCGGCGAGGCCATTTACGGGGGCGAGCGGCTCGATTTCCGGACCAATACGCGCACCGACCTGCTCCAGGAGCTGCCCACCGGCCAGCGCACGGGGCTGCACCCAGTCACGTATCTGCCGGGGCGCGGGCTGCTTATTCCGCAGGCAGTGATTGAAAAAATTGGGCTTTTCGACGAAAAGCGCCTGCCGCACTACCTCGCCGATTTTGACTACACCAGCGTGGCCCGCCGCGCCGGCTTTCCGGTGTACTGCAATTACGCTGCCCAGCTCAGCACCTACCCCGAGGAGAGCGGCCAGACCCTCACGCGCCAGCACCGCAGCGTGAAGGGCTACTACCAGCACTTGTTCGGCATCCGGGGCGGGGGCAACATGGTCAACTTCACGCACTTCGCTCTGAAGAACTGCCCGGGGCCCTACCTACCGTACTTCTTGCTCAACGGTTACGCCCGGCGCATCGTGGGCTACTTCCTGCACTGA
- a CDS encoding T9SS type A sorting domain-containing protein: protein MVKKYNFFGKLVQVRSAIACAALAIGVGALLPGATQAQAISYAGPLVITQGGTYTGNYQSLSSSVPCVLVNTTAPVVLLGCNLSGAGNLIQSGSGGNLVVRNCTGTGLAPTVDNQAPGHFVDAYQSQSLVIEHNFFSGTSGIVVNRWSGAGLGPTLTVRYNRARNIDGRWRNGGGARASFLILNTVQHLPGVDVAYNEVLNTPDQSLVEDNINLYNSSGTAASPLHVHDNFVRGAYPFPATGGPFTGTGITTDGDAQTLAAATGFVEADHNQFVGIGNSAMNIASGHDVYYHDNRAVSSGYLPDGRRFSAGFCGLGVFNYYRQPGGVFANHRVADNTVGVVRWGGHSPSADRQDEAPDACAPCQGTVHLPGPVTLATEDNEGSLWAQKLQQNGVVVGPLGAAAPAPAPVLAPVVPITATGQVVNPGFEADGAASGTPAGWQATFDANAEYTESYAGAHTGTYHGTHYRTKAYEVYTYQVVNGLANGTYAFSAWVKSSGGQAAAQMRASNYGGPVLNADFTATPGGVTAPGWVLLTVANIVVTNGQCEIGFYSKASGSQAIYFDDVTLAPQQAAAPNVAPTVALTAASSIVLGQALALSATAADSDGTVAKVAFFNGTTKLGEATAAPYQLSWTPTAAGTYALIAVATDNAGAATTSAVVSVAVVAAPVAPAPAPVVAGANLVLNPGFEADGAAVGSPANWQTWTGQDTDASANYTEAYGGAHTGTYHATHYRTEAYEIYTYQVVQNVPAGSYVVRAWVKGGGGHQTQLRIKSYGGPDITVDAPATPDGQWVQVALPDLAVTSGQCEIGFYSKAGASQWLYFDDVELVAQNSPGTDQVAAAALLNPGFEAGGQPTGAPAGWQTATGLNTSDNVDYTEAYAGAHAGLYHGTHYSPEAYQVYTYQVAKGLPVGTYTLRAWVKSGGGQPRAEMRASNYGGDMRLASLNTVMNDWTLVQIPNISVTNGQAEIGFYSSAKAEQWLYFDDVEFVLQPTAAGANSALNASFDDDLTALLGPRQWTTQAFGATRPFASYTEAYPGAHSGLYHGTHYRPEAYEVYTYQVVKNLPAGTYTLRAWVKSSGGQPRAEVRASNYGGSLVSTAAPATPDGQWVQITVPNIVVSNGQCEIGFYSKASGGQWLYYDDVELVLQGGASATSATAGMAASALPAGPTLFPNPADGQVTVSVNFAQATAVTLVVTDMQGTPVARSQQQATAGDNQFTLDTSTLPSGIYTLQIQSSQPTLVQRLEVKH, encoded by the coding sequence ATGGTAAAAAAATATAACTTTTTTGGTAAACTGGTACAGGTCCGCTCTGCTATTGCCTGCGCCGCGCTGGCCATCGGAGTGGGGGCGCTGCTGCCCGGGGCTACCCAGGCGCAGGCTATCAGCTACGCGGGCCCTTTGGTCATCACTCAGGGCGGCACCTACACCGGCAATTACCAGAGCCTGTCCTCAAGCGTGCCGTGTGTGCTGGTCAACACCACCGCGCCCGTGGTGCTCCTGGGATGCAACTTGTCCGGGGCGGGCAACCTGATTCAATCGGGATCGGGGGGCAACTTAGTGGTGCGCAACTGCACCGGCACCGGCCTGGCCCCCACGGTGGACAACCAGGCCCCCGGCCACTTCGTGGACGCTTACCAGTCGCAGAGCCTGGTGATTGAACACAACTTCTTCTCGGGCACGAGCGGTATCGTGGTCAACCGCTGGAGCGGGGCGGGCTTGGGGCCTACGCTGACGGTTCGTTACAACCGGGCCCGCAACATCGACGGGCGCTGGCGCAACGGGGGGGGGGCGCGGGCGAGCTTCCTGATATTGAACACGGTGCAGCACCTGCCCGGCGTGGACGTCGCCTACAACGAGGTGCTCAATACGCCGGACCAGAGCCTGGTGGAGGACAACATCAACCTGTACAATTCGTCGGGCACGGCGGCCAGCCCGCTGCACGTGCACGACAACTTCGTGCGCGGGGCCTACCCGTTCCCGGCCACAGGGGGCCCCTTCACGGGCACGGGCATCACCACCGACGGCGACGCGCAAACCCTGGCCGCGGCGACGGGCTTCGTGGAGGCCGACCACAACCAGTTCGTGGGCATCGGCAACTCGGCCATGAACATCGCCAGCGGCCACGACGTGTACTACCACGACAACCGGGCGGTGAGCAGCGGCTACCTGCCCGACGGGCGGCGCTTCAGCGCGGGCTTCTGCGGGCTGGGGGTGTTCAACTACTACCGGCAGCCGGGGGGCGTGTTCGCCAACCACCGGGTGGCCGACAACACGGTGGGCGTGGTGCGCTGGGGGGGGCACAGCCCCTCTGCCGACCGGCAGGACGAGGCCCCCGACGCCTGCGCCCCGTGCCAGGGCACCGTCCACCTGCCCGGCCCCGTCACGCTGGCCACCGAGGACAACGAAGGGTCCCTGTGGGCCCAGAAGCTGCAACAGAACGGCGTAGTGGTGGGGCCCCTGGGGGCCGCTGCTCCAGCCCCGGCCCCGGTACTGGCCCCGGTTGTGCCAATCACCGCCACCGGCCAGGTCGTTAACCCGGGCTTCGAAGCCGACGGCGCTGCCTCGGGCACGCCCGCGGGCTGGCAAGCCACCTTCGATGCCAACGCCGAATACACCGAATCGTACGCCGGGGCCCACACGGGCACTTACCACGGCACCCACTACCGCACCAAGGCCTACGAGGTTTACACCTACCAGGTGGTCAATGGCTTGGCAAACGGCACGTACGCCTTCAGCGCCTGGGTGAAAAGCAGCGGCGGCCAAGCCGCGGCCCAGATGCGGGCCAGTAACTACGGGGGCCCCGTGCTGAACGCCGACTTTACCGCCACCCCCGGCGGCGTGACGGCCCCGGGCTGGGTGCTGCTCACTGTGGCCAACATTGTGGTGACCAACGGCCAGTGCGAAATCGGCTTTTATTCCAAGGCCAGCGGCAGCCAAGCCATCTACTTTGACGATGTGACGCTGGCGCCCCAGCAAGCCGCTGCCCCCAACGTGGCGCCCACCGTGGCCCTGACGGCCGCCAGCAGCATTGTGCTGGGCCAGGCCCTGGCCTTGAGCGCTACGGCCGCCGATTCCGACGGCACCGTGGCCAAAGTGGCGTTTTTTAACGGCACCACCAAGCTGGGCGAAGCCACCGCGGCCCCTTACCAATTGAGCTGGACGCCCACCGCCGCCGGCACGTACGCGCTGATTGCCGTGGCTACCGACAACGCGGGCGCGGCCACAACCTCGGCCGTGGTGTCCGTGGCCGTGGTGGCGGCACCGGTTGCGCCGGCCCCCGCGCCGGTGGTTGCCGGAGCCAACCTGGTGCTGAACCCCGGCTTTGAAGCCGATGGAGCGGCCGTGGGCTCACCTGCTAACTGGCAAACCTGGACGGGCCAGGACACCGACGCCAGCGCCAACTATACCGAGGCCTACGGCGGGGCGCACACGGGCACCTACCACGCCACCCACTACCGCACCGAGGCCTACGAAATCTACACCTACCAGGTGGTACAAAACGTGCCGGCCGGCAGCTACGTAGTGCGGGCCTGGGTGAAAGGCGGGGGCGGCCACCAAACCCAGCTGCGCATCAAAAGCTACGGCGGGCCCGACATTACGGTGGACGCGCCCGCCACGCCCGACGGGCAGTGGGTGCAGGTGGCACTGCCCGACTTGGCCGTGACGAGCGGGCAGTGCGAAATCGGCTTTTACTCCAAAGCCGGGGCTAGCCAGTGGCTTTACTTCGACGATGTGGAGCTGGTGGCGCAAAATAGCCCTGGCACGGACCAGGTGGCCGCCGCCGCGCTGCTGAACCCCGGCTTCGAAGCGGGTGGCCAGCCAACGGGGGCCCCTGCCGGCTGGCAAACCGCCACCGGCCTGAACACCAGCGACAATGTTGACTACACTGAAGCTTACGCTGGAGCGCATGCGGGCTTATACCACGGCACGCACTACAGCCCCGAGGCTTACCAAGTGTACACTTACCAGGTAGCGAAGGGCTTGCCTGTGGGCACCTACACGCTGCGTGCCTGGGTAAAGAGCGGCGGTGGCCAGCCCCGGGCCGAGATGCGGGCCAGTAACTACGGCGGCGACATGCGCCTCGCTAGCCTCAATACCGTCATGAACGATTGGACCCTGGTGCAAATCCCGAACATTAGCGTGACGAACGGGCAGGCCGAAATAGGTTTCTACTCCAGCGCCAAAGCGGAGCAGTGGCTGTATTTCGACGACGTAGAATTTGTGCTCCAGCCCACCGCAGCCGGGGCTAATTCTGCGCTGAACGCCAGCTTCGACGACGACCTTACCGCGCTATTGGGGCCCCGCCAGTGGACTACTCAAGCCTTTGGCGCTACCCGGCCTTTCGCCAGCTACACCGAGGCGTACCCCGGGGCCCACTCGGGCCTGTACCACGGCACGCACTACCGCCCCGAGGCCTACGAAGTCTATACTTACCAAGTCGTGAAGAACCTGCCGGCTGGTACCTACACGCTGCGTGCCTGGGTAAAGAGCAGCGGCGGCCAGCCCCGGGCCGAGGTGCGGGCCAGCAACTACGGCGGCTCGTTAGTGAGCACCGCCGCCCCGGCCACCCCCGACGGGCAGTGGGTGCAAATCACGGTGCCAAACATTGTGGTGAGCAACGGCCAGTGTGAAATTGGCTTCTACTCCAAGGCCAGCGGCGGGCAGTGGTTGTACTACGACGACGTGGAACTGGTGCTGCAAGGCGGCGCCTCCGCAACGAGTGCAACGGCTGGCATGGCCGCCAGTGCACTCCCCGCCGGCCCCACGCTCTTCCCCAATCCGGCCGACGGCCAGGTAACGGTGTCTGTAAATTTTGCGCAGGCCACAGCGGTGACGCTGGTGGTTACCGACATGCAAGGCACTCCCGTGGCCCGCTCCCAGCAGCAGGCCACGGCCGGCGACAACCAGTTTACGCTCGATACCAGTACCCTGCCCAGCGGCATCTACACCCTGCAAATCCAGAGCAGCCAGCCGACGCTGGTGCAGCGCCTGGAGGTGAAACATTAG
- a CDS encoding glycosyltransferase family 4 protein, translating into MYIGVLAPIATNDLLPPAERRACPYPKGREGAPLISNLIREYVARGHQVLAITLDDQLADDAAPFVHEGPGLTYVVVPARRRTFRPNGRRLGRTADFFWFERQGLLAVLRRYRPEVVHAHWTYEFALAGLAYDPQTLVTVHDNAQIIFRYVRTLNRLFHLLMARYVFRKGRWFTAVSPYMAATVQPWTTAKVAVVANPVVIPARPSATKAPLERPVISLIVNGWDDRKNSTTALLAFKAVRQRHPAAVLWGMGTAFVPGEEAAAFCHEHGIEGVVFMGPTPHEQVLENIAASTLVLHASLEESFGMVLAEAMAYGVPVVAGRASGAVPWVVADGGLLVDVASATAIAEAVNGLLADQALYEQLSARAVAVIAERFPLAKVADEYLDLYMKMGSKQPVA; encoded by the coding sequence ATGTACATCGGAGTGCTGGCCCCCATTGCCACTAACGACCTGTTGCCCCCGGCCGAGCGGCGCGCCTGCCCGTACCCCAAAGGGCGCGAAGGGGCCCCACTCATCAGCAACCTCATCCGTGAGTACGTGGCCCGGGGCCACCAGGTGCTGGCCATAACCCTCGACGACCAACTGGCCGACGACGCCGCGCCCTTCGTGCACGAGGGCCCCGGCCTGACCTACGTGGTGGTGCCCGCCCGCCGCCGCACCTTCCGCCCCAACGGCCGCCGGCTGGGCCGCACCGCCGATTTTTTCTGGTTCGAGCGCCAAGGGCTGCTGGCTGTACTGCGGCGCTACCGCCCTGAGGTGGTGCACGCCCACTGGACCTATGAGTTTGCGCTGGCCGGCCTCGCCTACGATCCGCAAACGCTCGTGACGGTGCACGACAACGCCCAGATTATCTTCCGATACGTGCGCACACTCAACCGGCTGTTTCACCTGCTCATGGCCCGCTACGTGTTCCGCAAGGGCCGCTGGTTCACGGCGGTATCGCCGTACATGGCCGCCACGGTGCAGCCCTGGACCACCGCCAAAGTGGCCGTGGTGGCCAACCCGGTGGTGATCCCAGCCCGGCCCAGCGCCACGAAGGCCCCGCTGGAGCGGCCCGTTATCAGCCTGATTGTGAACGGATGGGACGACCGCAAAAACAGCACCACGGCCCTGTTGGCCTTTAAAGCCGTGCGGCAGCGGCACCCGGCGGCAGTGCTTTGGGGCATGGGCACGGCCTTTGTGCCAGGCGAAGAAGCGGCGGCATTTTGCCATGAGCACGGCATTGAGGGCGTTGTGTTCATGGGCCCCACGCCCCACGAGCAAGTGCTGGAAAACATTGCGGCCAGTACCCTCGTGCTGCACGCTTCGCTCGAAGAATCGTTCGGCATGGTGCTGGCCGAGGCCATGGCCTACGGGGTGCCCGTGGTGGCCGGCCGGGCCAGCGGGGCCGTGCCCTGGGTGGTAGCCGATGGCGGCCTGCTGGTGGACGTGGCCAGCGCCACGGCCATTGCCGAGGCCGTGAATGGCCTGCTCGCCGACCAGGCCCTGTACGAGCAGTTGTCGGCGCGGGCCGTGGCCGTCATCGCCGAGCGGTTCCCGCTGGCTAAAGTCGCCGACGAATACCTGGACTTGTACATGAAAATGGGTAGCAAGCAGCCGGTGGCCTGA
- a CDS encoding aldo/keto reductase, producing the protein MISITQLSRVGLGTSRAASLGSRMAPAAFNAFLKLATEQNVNLIDTSDFYGSGDAERLIGRGLRATGYPFFVVTKAGLPRVHAPGWLSPLNQIAKKIRQRAGARNNYSAAYLVGSVQRSNQRLGVETADALLLHEPTWDALAGTDAWDGLAQIRQQGLARYTGVSTDDYRVVEAGIARGQVQLVQTPVGWGPSGHAIAALCRAHGIPVIANQVLQPYPALQPAFARHMAAIQRMDGLADISLPQLLIAAALAEHKADAVLFGTSNPAHLAHNIAALRYVASLPPALPAITQLLS; encoded by the coding sequence ATGATTTCTATAACCCAATTGTCGCGGGTGGGGCTTGGCACCAGCCGGGCCGCCTCGCTGGGCAGCCGAATGGCTCCGGCGGCTTTCAACGCCTTCCTCAAGCTGGCCACCGAGCAGAACGTTAACCTGATCGACACCTCTGATTTTTATGGTTCGGGCGATGCGGAACGGCTCATTGGCCGGGGCTTGCGCGCCACGGGCTACCCGTTTTTCGTCGTCACGAAGGCCGGGCTGCCCCGCGTGCACGCCCCCGGCTGGCTGTCGCCCCTCAACCAAATTGCCAAAAAAATCAGGCAGCGCGCCGGGGCCCGCAACAACTACTCGGCCGCCTACCTCGTGGGCAGCGTGCAGCGCAGCAACCAGCGCCTGGGCGTGGAAACCGCCGATGCCCTGCTGCTGCACGAGCCTACTTGGGACGCCCTGGCCGGCACCGATGCCTGGGACGGCCTGGCCCAGATTCGGCAGCAGGGCTTGGCCCGCTACACCGGCGTTTCGACCGACGACTACCGCGTGGTGGAGGCCGGCATTGCCCGCGGGCAGGTGCAGCTGGTGCAAACGCCCGTGGGCTGGGGCCCCAGCGGCCACGCCATTGCCGCGCTCTGCCGCGCCCACGGCATCCCCGTGATTGCCAACCAAGTACTGCAACCCTACCCCGCTTTGCAGCCGGCATTTGCACGGCACATGGCGGCCATCCAGAGGATGGACGGGCTGGCGGACATCTCGCTGCCCCAGCTGCTGATTGCCGCCGCGCTGGCCGAGCACAAGGCCGACGCCGTGCTGTTCGGCACCAGCAACCCGGCCCACCTGGCTCACAACATCGCGGCGCTGCGCTACGTGGCCAGCCTACCCCCTGCCCTGCCGGCCATCACCCAGTTGCTTTCCTGA
- a CDS encoding GMC oxidoreductase, with protein sequence MIVTEKTFQPGHTLAADVCIVGSGPAAISLALRLDGTPLRVVVLAGGGWAETVASQDLYRGSVWPAGSHEPLEENRRRQFGGTSAAWGGRCIPFEPLDFKARAWVPGSGWPFAYDDLLPYYHQAAELCQVGDFEFDAQKAFPGSHPEILAGLDSEELVSYPLERWSPPVHFGKAYRGALEKSANVQVLLDAHVLALHAPAGSATVSHAEVSLHGQALTVTAGRFVLATGGIENARLLLASANDQFPSGLGNQHDNVGRYYMVHFSGTYADVKLRDKTQLRADFERDPGGVYCRRRWWFPEPTQAAHQMLNHIFFLYHANTDNGHRDVLFSSRFVAKSVLSILSQRSVAQTAHQARLLLPGLREHAANIAKNGLWEVPNLVRLGLKRMAKRRLPFLMPSKQNAYWGLYFQAEQAPNRDSRVCLSATEKDTFGVPRAEVKLAFLEADLESIVTAHTLFVSRFRAQNLGDINYDEDELRRYLHKRIAAYNSASHHIGTTRMSEDPRTGVVDENAKVHGVSNLYVAGSSVFPTGGHANPTLTIVAHALLLADYLKAQPAA encoded by the coding sequence ATGATTGTTACCGAAAAAACTTTTCAGCCCGGCCACACCCTGGCCGCCGACGTCTGCATCGTCGGCAGCGGGCCGGCGGCTATTTCCCTGGCCCTGCGCCTGGACGGCACCCCGCTGCGCGTCGTGGTGCTGGCGGGCGGCGGCTGGGCCGAGACCGTGGCCAGCCAGGACCTGTACCGGGGCAGTGTGTGGCCCGCCGGCTCGCACGAGCCCCTGGAGGAAAACCGCCGCCGCCAGTTCGGCGGCACCTCGGCGGCCTGGGGCGGGCGGTGCATTCCTTTCGAGCCGCTTGATTTTAAGGCCCGGGCCTGGGTGCCTGGCAGCGGCTGGCCCTTCGCCTACGACGACCTGCTGCCCTACTACCACCAGGCGGCCGAGCTGTGCCAAGTCGGTGATTTTGAGTTTGATGCCCAGAAAGCCTTTCCCGGCAGCCACCCGGAAATTCTGGCGGGCCTCGACTCGGAGGAGCTGGTTTCCTACCCGCTGGAGCGGTGGAGCCCCCCGGTGCATTTCGGCAAGGCCTACCGAGGGGCCCTCGAAAAAAGTGCCAACGTGCAAGTGCTGCTCGACGCCCACGTACTGGCACTGCATGCCCCGGCCGGCAGCGCCACGGTGAGCCACGCGGAGGTGTCACTGCACGGCCAAGCGCTGACGGTAACGGCCGGGCGCTTCGTGCTGGCCACGGGCGGCATCGAAAACGCCCGGTTGCTGCTGGCCTCCGCCAACGACCAGTTTCCAAGCGGGCTGGGCAACCAGCACGACAACGTGGGGCGCTACTACATGGTCCACTTCAGTGGCACGTATGCCGACGTGAAGCTGCGCGACAAAACCCAGCTGCGGGCCGACTTCGAGCGCGACCCCGGGGGCGTGTACTGCCGCCGGCGCTGGTGGTTTCCCGAACCCACGCAGGCGGCGCACCAGATGCTGAACCACATCTTTTTTCTCTACCACGCCAACACCGACAACGGCCACCGCGACGTGCTGTTTTCGTCGCGGTTCGTGGCCAAGTCGGTGCTCTCCATCCTCAGCCAGCGCTCGGTGGCCCAAACGGCGCACCAAGCCCGGCTGCTGCTGCCGGGCCTGCGCGAGCACGCCGCCAACATCGCCAAAAACGGGCTGTGGGAAGTGCCCAACCTGGTGCGACTGGGCCTGAAGCGCATGGCCAAGCGCCGCCTGCCGTTCCTCATGCCCTCGAAGCAAAACGCCTACTGGGGCCTGTACTTTCAGGCCGAGCAGGCCCCCAACCGCGACAGCCGGGTGTGCCTGTCGGCCACGGAAAAGGACACCTTCGGCGTGCCCCGCGCCGAAGTAAAGCTGGCGTTCTTGGAAGCAGATTTGGAGTCCATCGTCACGGCGCACACGCTGTTCGTGAGCCGCTTCCGGGCGCAAAACCTGGGCGACATTAATTACGACGAAGACGAGCTGCGGCGCTACCTGCACAAGCGGATTGCGGCCTACAACTCGGCCTCGCACCACATCGGCACCACCCGCATGTCGGAAGACCCACGCACGGGCGTTGTGGACGAAAATGCCAAAGTACACGGGGTGAGCAATTTGTACGTGGCTGGTTCTTCGGTGTTTCCCACCGGGGGCCACGCCAACCCCACGCTTACCATCGTGGCCCACGCCCTGCTGCTGGCCGACTACCTCAAGGCCCAGCCAGCAGCTTGA